In a single window of the Deltaproteobacteria bacterium genome:
- a CDS encoding oligopeptide transporter, OPT family — translation MTQPTPPDTEPVKPYVPADRTLPEITVKAVVLGVLLSAIMAGANAYLGLKVGMTVSASIPAAVISMAVLRLFRQSNILENNIVQTAASAGESLAAGAIFTLPALIMLGYWADFEFLPTMLITLCGGILGVLFTIPLRRALILEAGLKFPEGVATAEVLKAGSEGGGGVRLIAAGGIASAVVKLCQTGLKVITSKVDVAMTTGASVFGIGSELGPALLAVGYIVGLNIAVLVFAGGVISWVFGIPIFMATADPDTLSRIVGDATGFDAAAAVWSAEIRYMGVGAMATGGLWALVALIQPIRDGIRSSIAAVRQAKSGAGGDVPRTEVDTPIHIVLWGTIALAVPIFFVFLMVVDKDAIGISSARHLATLLVGVGFAFFAGFLFSSVAGYMAGLVGSSNNPISGVTIATILTISLILLWLLGSSVDFSVDASKATAAAATAILVGAVVCCAAAIAGDNMQDLKAGQIVGATPFKQQILQMVGVAAAALALAPVLSLLFNAYGLGDVLPREGMRAADALQAPQATLMSSVSFGVLRGGLPWDMIGIGAAIAVAIIAVDKLLEARGSSFRTPVLAVAVGIYLPIELTTPILVGGLVAWAAGRALAKASAADRDAAGQRGLLFASGLITGEALMGIGLAVPFAVAQDTNVLAVHLGSAWELPAKLIGVALFCAFAAWLYRIARRAR, via the coding sequence ATGACGCAACCGACGCCCCCCGACACCGAGCCGGTCAAGCCATACGTTCCGGCCGACCGAACGCTTCCGGAAATCACGGTCAAGGCCGTCGTGCTCGGCGTGCTGCTGTCGGCCATCATGGCCGGCGCCAATGCCTACCTCGGGCTGAAAGTCGGCATGACGGTGTCGGCATCGATTCCCGCCGCCGTGATCTCGATGGCCGTGCTGCGTTTGTTCCGCCAGTCCAACATTCTGGAGAACAACATCGTCCAGACGGCGGCGTCGGCGGGCGAGTCGCTGGCGGCCGGCGCGATCTTCACCCTGCCGGCGCTGATTATGCTCGGCTACTGGGCCGACTTCGAGTTCTTGCCGACGATGCTGATCACGCTGTGCGGCGGCATCCTCGGCGTGCTGTTCACCATTCCGCTGCGGCGGGCGCTCATCCTCGAAGCGGGGCTGAAATTTCCAGAGGGCGTCGCGACCGCCGAGGTCCTCAAGGCGGGCAGCGAAGGCGGCGGCGGCGTGCGCCTGATCGCCGCCGGCGGCATCGCCAGCGCGGTGGTCAAGCTGTGCCAGACCGGACTCAAGGTGATCACGAGCAAGGTCGACGTCGCCATGACCACCGGTGCGTCCGTGTTCGGGATCGGGTCCGAACTCGGCCCCGCATTGCTCGCGGTGGGCTACATCGTCGGACTCAATATCGCTGTCCTCGTGTTCGCCGGTGGCGTGATCTCGTGGGTGTTCGGCATTCCGATCTTCATGGCCACCGCGGATCCGGATACCCTGTCGCGTATCGTCGGCGACGCGACCGGCTTCGATGCCGCAGCGGCCGTGTGGTCGGCAGAGATCCGCTATATGGGGGTTGGCGCGATGGCGACAGGTGGCCTTTGGGCCCTCGTCGCCCTGATCCAACCCATCCGCGACGGCATCCGGTCGTCGATCGCGGCAGTGCGACAGGCGAAAAGCGGCGCGGGCGGCGACGTTCCGCGGACCGAGGTCGACACCCCCATCCACATCGTGTTGTGGGGAACGATCGCACTCGCGGTGCCGATCTTCTTCGTATTCCTCATGGTGGTCGACAAGGACGCCATCGGCATCAGCTCCGCGCGCCATCTGGCGACCTTGTTGGTCGGCGTGGGCTTTGCGTTCTTCGCCGGGTTCCTGTTCTCGTCAGTCGCCGGGTACATGGCGGGGCTGGTCGGTTCGTCGAACAACCCGATCTCCGGGGTCACGATCGCGACAATCCTCACGATTTCGCTGATCCTGCTGTGGCTTCTCGGCTCGTCGGTCGACTTCTCCGTCGACGCCTCGAAGGCGACCGCGGCGGCGGCGACGGCGATCCTCGTCGGCGCGGTCGTCTGCTGTGCCGCGGCGATCGCCGGCGACAACATGCAAGACCTCAAGGCGGGACAGATCGTCGGCGCCACGCCGTTCAAGCAACAAATCCTGCAGATGGTCGGCGTCGCGGCGGCCGCGCTCGCGCTCGCGCCGGTGTTGAGCCTGCTGTTCAACGCCTACGGGCTCGGCGACGTGTTGCCCCGCGAGGGGATGCGCGCCGCAGATGCGCTGCAGGCGCCCCAGGCGACGCTGATGAGTTCGGTATCGTTCGGCGTGCTGCGCGGCGGGCTGCCGTGGGACATGATCGGCATCGGCGCTGCGATCGCGGTCGCGATCATCGCGGTCGACAAGCTGCTCGAGGCGCGCGGCAGCTCGTTTCGCACACCGGTGCTCGCCGTGGCGGTGGGCATCTACCTGCCGATCGAACTCACGACACCGATCCTGGTCGGCGGCCTCGTCGCGTGGGCGGCCGGGCGCGCGCTCGCAAAGGCGAGCGCCGCCGACCGCGATGCCGCGGGTCAACGAGGCCTGTTGTTCGCGTCGGGGCTCATCACGGGCGAGGCGCTGATGGGCATCGGCCTCGCGGTGCCGTTCGCCGTGGCGCAGGACACCAACGTCTTGGCCGTCCACCTCGGTTCCGCGTGGGAACTGCCGGCGAAACTGATCGGGGTTGCGCTGTTTTGCGCATTCGCGGCATGGCTGTACCGGATTGCCCGCCGCGCCCGCTAA
- a CDS encoding amino acid permease, which produces MSGTLSTTDAGNAQARFGTFAGVFTPCVLTILGVIMFMRSGYVVGEVGVWQALIILAASKTITTLTTLSLSAIATNTEIRTGGVYYMISRTLGPDFGGTVGLTLFVSQAISIAFYVIGFTEALFGLFAPQGSELAVTVEAWRLPQFVSTAVILGLFFVTFKGADLALKTQFYILVILLASCAAFLAGGALSFDGDRFAANAGAAPDSIGFWAAFAIFFPAATGITAGANMSGDLKDPGRSIPNGTLAAIAFTGLIYLFQLVFLAGSQGRDRLIADPFGALQDMSLFGPLMVLGVFAATLSSALGSFLGAPRILQAMGQDGLIRPLRPFAKGHGPENEPRRATVLSLFIAVAIVWAGGLNAVAEVISMFFLIAYGMINLSAFVEARGGNPSFRPRIRLFGWPAALTGAIGCAIAMVKINETYALVAMAIAGAIYLYLRGQEAHWADATRGYIFSRTRENLLALERSKPDPKNWRPVLAVVTEDALRDRTLVRTGAWLECGRGLFSVLEISHYADRDVAARAAVRAERTEHIKALLHENGIVGFADAVVCPPDEEPLDVIVQAYSIGSLRPNTVLVGLPGRSDEAGRMRTARRVETFGALDLNVVIHHGPPTGPDARRGRIDVWWGGQKNGSLLALLAYLVSQHADWRNARIRMLQVVRSADEHIVAEHRLARLVEAARLSVEVEVILSQEPIADLIAQTSGSSDLVLLGMADKDVVGFSAYLADARASLLDRLPTTLLVASNGETDLLA; this is translated from the coding sequence GTGTCCGGCACCTTGAGCACCACCGACGCGGGTAACGCGCAGGCGAGGTTCGGGACGTTCGCGGGGGTCTTCACGCCGTGCGTGCTGACCATCCTCGGCGTCATCATGTTCATGCGTTCCGGCTACGTCGTCGGCGAGGTCGGCGTGTGGCAGGCGCTCATCATCCTGGCGGCGTCCAAGACGATCACGACGCTCACGACCCTGTCGCTGTCGGCGATCGCGACGAACACGGAGATCCGCACCGGGGGCGTCTACTACATGATTTCGCGGACGCTGGGGCCGGATTTCGGCGGGACGGTCGGACTGACGTTGTTCGTATCCCAGGCGATCTCGATCGCGTTTTACGTCATCGGGTTTACGGAGGCGCTATTTGGGCTGTTCGCGCCGCAGGGCTCCGAACTCGCCGTCACGGTCGAGGCGTGGCGGCTGCCGCAGTTCGTGTCGACGGCCGTCATCCTCGGTCTGTTCTTCGTGACGTTCAAGGGAGCGGACCTCGCACTCAAGACCCAGTTCTACATCCTCGTGATCCTGCTGGCCTCGTGCGCGGCGTTTTTGGCGGGCGGCGCGCTGTCGTTCGACGGTGACCGATTCGCGGCCAACGCGGGCGCGGCACCCGACAGCATCGGCTTCTGGGCGGCGTTCGCGATCTTCTTCCCGGCGGCGACCGGCATCACCGCCGGCGCCAACATGTCGGGCGATCTCAAGGACCCGGGGCGGTCGATCCCGAACGGCACGCTCGCGGCGATTGCGTTCACCGGGCTGATCTACCTGTTCCAACTGGTGTTTCTGGCGGGGAGCCAGGGGCGCGACCGCTTGATCGCCGATCCGTTTGGCGCACTGCAGGACATGAGCCTGTTCGGGCCGCTTATGGTCCTCGGTGTGTTCGCCGCGACTCTGTCGTCGGCGCTCGGTAGTTTCCTGGGCGCGCCGCGCATCCTCCAGGCGATGGGGCAAGACGGCCTGATTCGGCCGCTCCGACCCTTCGCAAAGGGGCACGGCCCCGAAAACGAGCCGCGGCGCGCGACGGTACTGAGCCTGTTCATCGCGGTCGCGATCGTGTGGGCCGGGGGCCTGAACGCCGTCGCCGAGGTGATCTCGATGTTCTTCCTGATCGCCTACGGAATGATCAACCTGTCGGCGTTCGTCGAGGCGCGTGGCGGCAACCCGAGCTTTCGCCCGCGCATTCGCCTGTTCGGCTGGCCGGCGGCGCTGACCGGCGCAATCGGTTGCGCGATCGCGATGGTCAAGATCAATGAGACGTACGCGCTGGTTGCGATGGCGATCGCTGGAGCGATCTACCTGTACCTGCGCGGCCAGGAGGCGCACTGGGCCGACGCCACGCGCGGCTACATCTTTTCGCGCACCCGCGAGAACTTGCTCGCACTCGAGCGCTCCAAGCCCGATCCGAAGAACTGGCGGCCGGTGCTGGCCGTCGTCACGGAGGATGCGCTGCGCGACCGCACGCTGGTGCGCACGGGCGCGTGGCTCGAATGCGGCCGCGGGCTGTTCTCGGTGCTCGAGATCAGCCACTACGCGGACCGCGACGTGGCCGCGCGCGCAGCCGTTCGCGCCGAACGGACCGAGCACATCAAGGCGCTGCTCCACGAAAACGGCATCGTCGGGTTCGCCGACGCCGTCGTCTGCCCACCCGACGAGGAGCCGCTCGACGTGATCGTCCAAGCCTACTCGATCGGCAGTCTGCGGCCGAACACCGTGCTCGTCGGGTTGCCGGGCCGCTCCGACGAGGCGGGCCGGATGCGAACCGCGCGCCGGGTGGAGACATTCGGCGCGCTCGATCTGAACGTCGTGATCCACCACGGGCCGCCGACGGGACCGGACGCGCGGCGAGGTCGGATCGACGTGTGGTGGGGAGGCCAGAAGAACGGGTCGCTGTTGGCGCTGCTGGCGTACCTCGTGAGCCAGCATGCCGACTGGCGCAACGCGCGCATTCGCATGTTGCAGGTCGTGCGGAGCGCCGACGAACACATCGTCGCCGAGCACCGGCTCGCGCGCCTCGTCGAAGCGGCTCGCCTGTCGGTCGAGGTGGAGGTGATCCTGTCACAGGAGCCGATCGCCGATCTCATCGCCCAGACGTCGGGCTCGTCGGATCTCGTGCTGCTCGGCATGGCGGACAAGGACGTCGTCGGCTTCTCGGCGTACCTCGCTGACGCGCGCGCTTCGCTGCTCGACCGCCTGCCGACCACGCTGCTGGTGGCGTCCAACGGCGAGACCGACCTGCTGGCGTGA
- a CDS encoding VWA domain-containing protein, which translates to MLTDRRSAMPRMHLWPSLVLGAAAAACGSGDIGSGKPGPCDVDPPAPDCATVCASDMDCAAGYYCGPGGTCTADCTPGGDECPPDHACDATGQCIPVGGGPDAGDCPSITVDVAPQTPTIWLVIDQSGSMSSDFMGVSRWQAVTDALVDPVDGAVKKLEDRVLFGASLYTSNGGNAGGTCPILTETPPALNNYAAIDSLMRTHGPQGDTPTAESIAAVAAEFPAPDPERPAPQAILLATDGNPDNCVDPDAHNLASQMMSESAVQQAYSQGIQTYVLSVGDDVAQTHLQKLANAGVGQPLDTGTAPYYVANNPAQLVDAINAIIRGVRTCVFELDGTVDPAQACSGTVTLNGTPLECGVDWQLVDENTLELLGNACDTFLTTDEVTLTAEFPCGVVVL; encoded by the coding sequence ATGCTGACGGATCGGAGGTCCGCCATGCCCCGTATGCACCTTTGGCCATCGCTCGTCCTCGGTGCCGCCGCCGCCGCGTGCGGCAGCGGCGACATCGGTAGCGGCAAACCCGGCCCGTGTGACGTCGACCCGCCGGCACCCGATTGCGCGACGGTCTGCGCGAGCGACATGGACTGCGCCGCAGGCTACTACTGCGGCCCCGGCGGGACGTGCACCGCCGACTGCACGCCGGGCGGCGACGAATGCCCGCCCGACCACGCCTGCGACGCGACCGGCCAGTGCATCCCCGTCGGCGGAGGGCCGGACGCGGGCGACTGCCCGAGCATCACCGTCGACGTGGCCCCGCAAACGCCGACGATCTGGCTGGTGATCGACCAGTCCGGCAGCATGAGCAGTGACTTCATGGGAGTGAGTCGCTGGCAGGCGGTCACGGACGCTCTCGTCGACCCCGTCGACGGCGCCGTCAAGAAGCTCGAGGACCGCGTCCTCTTCGGCGCGAGCCTCTATACCAGCAACGGCGGCAACGCGGGCGGTACCTGCCCGATCCTCACCGAGACCCCGCCCGCGCTCAACAACTACGCGGCGATCGATTCGCTCATGCGCACGCACGGGCCGCAGGGCGACACACCGACCGCCGAGTCGATCGCGGCCGTGGCGGCGGAGTTTCCGGCACCCGATCCCGAGCGACCGGCACCACAGGCCATCCTGCTCGCGACCGACGGCAATCCCGACAACTGCGTCGACCCGGACGCGCACAACCTCGCCTCGCAGATGATGTCCGAGTCGGCCGTCCAGCAGGCCTACAGCCAGGGCATTCAGACCTACGTCTTGAGCGTCGGCGACGACGTCGCGCAGACCCATCTGCAGAAGCTGGCCAACGCCGGCGTCGGACAGCCGCTGGATACCGGCACCGCGCCCTACTACGTCGCCAACAACCCGGCGCAGCTCGTGGATGCCATCAACGCGATCATCCGCGGCGTGCGCACCTGCGTGTTCGAGCTCGACGGCACGGTCGACCCGGCGCAAGCATGCAGCGGCACGGTCACACTCAACGGCACGCCGCTCGAATGTGGCGTCGACTGGCAGCTCGTCGACGAAAACACGCTCGAGCTGCTCGGCAATGCGTGCGACACGTTCTTGACCACCGACGAGGTCACGCTAACCGCCGAGTTTCCCTGCGGCGTCGTGGTGCTGTAG